A stretch of Labilibaculum sp. DW002 DNA encodes these proteins:
- a CDS encoding tetratricopeptide repeat protein, protein MRIADILFFISLGIAPVGIILRINDNAGGSTLFAFGLLGIFIYFIASIIKSFKKKNVDKIDLLLKSLIVVITPIILSKYLYYNFGDYLGLIIIPFFLISTFINLIFKLRGSIKITLTSILICLLIVPLFDIDFNNDPRNFVPRKWYDRYNVDKAHVIELSYYFKFKETESLSNKAFEAKDQKDYFKSIHLFKQAISIEPDNPTLRFGMSESYAYVNELELAKIELDTAIIIDNKNDYFYNNRGLLYYKLSENGNAILDFKKAIELDSTQYLYYCNIALVFNDASEYDEACRMIDKAEELGANIDEYKLLKKIRNKHR, encoded by the coding sequence ATGAGGATAGCAGATATCTTATTTTTTATTTCATTAGGAATTGCACCCGTCGGAATCATTTTAAGAATAAATGACAACGCTGGTGGAAGTACCTTGTTTGCATTTGGTTTACTTGGTATTTTTATATATTTCATTGCTAGTATAATTAAAAGTTTTAAAAAGAAAAACGTTGACAAAATAGATCTCTTATTAAAATCATTGATTGTTGTTATTACTCCAATCATTTTATCAAAATACTTATACTATAACTTTGGGGATTACCTCGGATTAATAATTATACCATTTTTTCTTATTTCTACCTTCATAAATCTAATTTTCAAATTAAGGGGAAGTATAAAAATAACTTTAACCTCGATATTAATTTGTCTATTGATTGTTCCCCTATTCGACATTGACTTTAACAATGATCCTAGAAATTTCGTCCCAAGAAAATGGTACGATAGATATAATGTTGATAAGGCGCATGTAATAGAATTGTCTTATTATTTCAAATTCAAAGAAACAGAATCCTTGAGTAATAAAGCATTCGAAGCTAAAGATCAAAAAGATTACTTTAAATCAATTCATCTTTTTAAACAAGCTATTTCAATTGAACCAGACAACCCAACACTTCGCTTTGGAATGTCTGAAAGCTACGCATATGTAAACGAACTTGAATTAGCAAAAATTGAACTAGACACTGCGATCATAATAGATAATAAAAATGATTATTTCTATAACAATAGAGGATTGCTTTACTATAAATTAAGTGAAAATGGCAATGCAATACTTGATTTTAAAAAGGCAATTGAACTTGACTCGACACAATATTTATATTATTGTAATATAGCATTAGTTTTTAACGACGCTTCGGAGTATGATGAAGCGTGTAGAATGATTGACAAAGCAGAAGAATTAGGTGCCAATATTGATGAATACAAATTGCTAAAAAAAATACGAAATAAACATAGATGA
- a CDS encoding DUF4348 domain-containing protein: protein MKQSYLLILFLIFVSCGNDTQKIESKLKNQIDSLSYELEKVSSELKLLKERNEEAHKTTFENEEFNSFFWNFMTDSVFQKRRIKFPLKYITWKINSNGDVDLGGKIDTIQTSESKWKYDPFYFEMANERTQIYDNFQLKFRPSNERLLHWYGVETGGDAKYYFKGFNGKWFLTAKEQLGD from the coding sequence ATGAAGCAATCATATTTACTAATCCTATTTCTAATTTTCGTTTCATGTGGAAATGACACTCAAAAAATTGAGAGCAAACTTAAAAATCAAATCGACAGTTTATCCTATGAATTAGAGAAAGTATCTAGTGAATTAAAACTGTTAAAAGAACGCAATGAGGAAGCTCACAAAACAACTTTTGAAAATGAAGAATTTAACTCTTTCTTTTGGAATTTCATGACAGATTCTGTTTTTCAAAAGAGGAGAATTAAATTTCCATTGAAATATATTACCTGGAAAATTAATTCGAATGGAGACGTAGATTTAGGTGGTAAAATTGATACAATTCAAACTAGTGAATCCAAATGGAAATATGATCCATTTTATTTCGAAATGGCTAATGAAAGAACACAGATATATGATAATTTTCAATTGAAATTTAGACCATCAAACGAGAGGTTATTGCACTGGTATGGAGTTGAAACTGGTGGTGATGCGAAATATTATTTCAAAGGATTCAATGGCAAATGGTTTTTGACAGCTAAAGAGCAATTAGGAGATTGA
- a CDS encoding TolC family protein: protein MIKHFILVQIIVLSIIPKFIQAQEQPFSLDACIKYAWENSTEISRASNSVGIQNAYLAQSKAERGPNLFMNGSQTLNSSRSYENSDTGGSWKQNSSSKLSVSLNSEITLYNGAKLKNTIAQNKTNLAASETDIQTQKELISLNILSAYINALLTIENVKNSESQLQSTKKQFELAEARKSAGIISASDFLNIKSQYALDKALVINAKNTLRINYVALMQLMNMPINDSFSIQEPNVDALLKIASESDANLIYKIALGIQPTIKSAELYLESAKMDSKIAQAGALPQLSLGGSIGSGYSSDMTDVNFGDQFSNKINPSIGLSLSIPIFQRKKVKTNVTIANIQTQNEELILVDLKNDLRKYIEQACIDSQIASSNYLALQEQYDAEIESYQLSDEMFTQGMINSVDFLTSKNNLVSAENKLTQAKYNVLLQNKIIDYYIGNTILF, encoded by the coding sequence ATGATAAAGCATTTCATTTTAGTTCAGATTATTGTACTAAGCATTATTCCTAAATTTATACAGGCACAAGAACAGCCTTTTTCATTAGATGCCTGCATAAAATACGCATGGGAAAATAGCACCGAAATAAGCAGGGCAAGTAATAGTGTTGGCATCCAAAATGCTTATTTGGCTCAATCGAAAGCGGAACGTGGACCTAATTTATTCATGAATGGGAGCCAAACATTAAATTCATCTAGAAGTTACGAGAATAGCGATACAGGTGGAAGCTGGAAGCAAAATTCAAGCTCTAAGCTTTCAGTTTCCTTAAATTCTGAAATTACCCTGTATAATGGAGCAAAACTGAAAAACACCATTGCTCAAAATAAAACGAATCTTGCTGCTTCAGAAACGGATATTCAAACACAAAAAGAATTAATTAGCTTAAATATACTTTCAGCATATATTAATGCTTTGCTTACCATTGAGAATGTTAAAAACTCCGAATCTCAACTTCAATCCACTAAAAAACAATTTGAATTGGCAGAAGCACGTAAGTCGGCAGGAATTATTTCGGCTTCCGATTTTTTAAATATAAAATCGCAATATGCTTTAGATAAGGCTTTAGTGATTAATGCAAAAAATACACTTCGAATAAATTACGTTGCGCTCATGCAACTAATGAATATGCCCATTAACGATTCATTTAGCATACAAGAACCGAATGTTGATGCTTTGCTAAAAATTGCATCTGAATCGGACGCTAACTTAATTTACAAGATTGCTTTAGGGATACAACCAACAATCAAATCGGCTGAATTATACTTAGAAAGTGCTAAAATGGATTCGAAAATTGCACAAGCTGGAGCTTTGCCACAATTGTCCTTGGGGGGAAGTATTGGAAGCGGGTATAGTTCCGATATGACGGATGTTAATTTTGGCGATCAGTTTTCCAATAAGATCAACCCATCTATTGGCCTTTCGCTATCCATTCCAATTTTCCAACGAAAAAAAGTAAAGACCAATGTGACCATTGCGAATATCCAAACTCAAAATGAGGAGCTTATTTTAGTAGATTTAAAAAACGATCTGCGAAAATACATAGAACAGGCTTGTATTGATTCTCAAATAGCAAGTAGTAACTATTTAGCACTGCAAGAACAGTACGATGCAGAAATTGAATCCTACCAGCTCTCCGATGAAATGTTTACTCAAGGCATGATCAATTCAGTTGACTTTCTGACTTCAAAAAACAATTTAGTAAGCGCTGAAAACAAACTAACACAAGCAAAATATAATGTCTTACTGCAAAATAAAATTATTGATTATTACATAGGCAATACAATATTATTTTAA
- a CDS encoding efflux RND transporter periplasmic adaptor subunit: MKMINISHKNWLLPVLGILLLTIVSITYISWKKRDHEYIFATEIVKKGSLSNTITATGTLEATNTVVVGTQVSGVIEKLYVDFNTVVEKGQLIAELDKSTLQSSLETAQADLDKAQAEYDYQNSNYLRMKVLFDKDLLAQSDYELVIYNLKKSKASVKSAKANLDRSARNLSYATIYSPIDGIVLNRAVEEGQTVAASMNTPELFTITNDLKEMQVEANIDEADIGMVKEKQRVEFTVDAFPDLNFEGEVSEIRLQPNESSNVITYIVIITVSNPDLKLKPGMTASITTYVEEANDVLLITGKATRFSPNQQLMHDYMSGLSENKEKSDLNESNTRNDESRPKPPRRDMEELDDSHKRIWVKDGDQMRPLIIEVGIDDGSNIEVISGLEEGNVLVTSFELADGSEAAVASHKDEEQKSPFVQERPKRKGGQGGGPR; encoded by the coding sequence ATGAAAATGATAAATATTTCACACAAAAATTGGTTACTACCGGTACTAGGTATCCTTTTACTTACTATCGTATCAATCACCTATATTTCATGGAAAAAAAGGGATCATGAATATATTTTTGCAACTGAAATTGTAAAAAAAGGATCGCTAAGCAATACCATTACTGCAACGGGAACACTGGAAGCTACCAATACGGTTGTAGTTGGAACACAAGTATCGGGAGTTATTGAAAAACTCTATGTTGATTTCAATACCGTTGTTGAAAAGGGCCAATTGATTGCTGAACTGGATAAATCTACACTGCAATCGAGTCTTGAAACTGCGCAAGCCGATTTAGATAAGGCTCAAGCAGAATATGATTATCAAAATTCCAATTACCTAAGAATGAAGGTTCTTTTTGATAAAGACCTTTTAGCGCAAAGCGACTACGAATTGGTAATTTATAACTTAAAGAAAAGCAAGGCATCTGTAAAATCTGCAAAAGCAAATTTGGATAGATCTGCTCGTAATTTAAGCTATGCTACCATCTATTCTCCTATTGATGGCATTGTTCTTAATCGTGCAGTAGAAGAAGGACAAACCGTTGCTGCCAGCATGAATACACCTGAACTATTTACGATTACGAATGATTTGAAGGAAATGCAAGTGGAAGCGAATATTGATGAAGCAGATATAGGCATGGTAAAAGAAAAACAACGTGTTGAGTTTACTGTGGATGCCTTTCCCGATCTTAATTTTGAGGGTGAAGTATCGGAGATCCGATTACAGCCAAACGAATCATCAAATGTAATTACCTATATCGTAATTATTACGGTAAGCAATCCTGATTTAAAATTGAAACCAGGAATGACAGCAAGCATTACCACTTATGTTGAGGAAGCTAATGATGTATTGCTAATAACAGGAAAGGCGACTCGTTTTAGTCCGAACCAACAATTGATGCATGATTATATGAGTGGCTTATCAGAAAATAAAGAAAAATCAGATTTGAATGAGTCCAATACAAGGAATGATGAAAGTAGACCTAAGCCTCCAAGAAGAGACATGGAGGAATTAGATGATTCGCACAAAAGAATTTGGGTGAAAGATGGTGATCAGATGCGTCCGCTAATAATTGAGGTGGGCATTGATGATGGTTCAAATATTGAAGTCATATCAGGCTTAGAGGAAGGGAATGTGCTTGTTACTTCTTTTGAATTAGCCGATGGTTCTGAGGCGGCAGTTGCCTCTCACAAAGATGAGGAACAAAAAAGCCCCTTTGTTCAAGAAAGACCCAAACGTAAAGGTGGTCAGGGAGGCGGTCCTCGTTAA
- a CDS encoding ABC transporter ATP-binding protein, with protein sequence MNKNEIISIKNLHKIYQAGEETVKALRGVDLSISKGEFVAIMGTSGSGKSTLLNILGCLDLPSEGDYFLDGINVKSLNRNQLADIRNQKLGFVFQSYNLLPRTSALENVELPLLYNPLISSVERREKAEQALIAVGLKDRMKHLSNQMSGGQQQRVAIARSMVNDPVVIFADEATGNLDTRTSLEIMALFQELNENGMTVCFVTHEPEIAEFTTRNVVFRDGLIIKDDLITNRQNALHVIAQLKEEVYSFGN encoded by the coding sequence ATGAACAAGAATGAAATCATATCAATAAAAAATTTGCATAAGATTTATCAGGCTGGCGAGGAAACCGTAAAGGCCTTACGAGGTGTAGATTTATCTATTTCAAAGGGCGAATTTGTAGCCATAATGGGCACAAGTGGTTCTGGTAAATCAACTTTACTTAATATACTAGGATGCCTCGATTTGCCTTCTGAAGGTGACTATTTTTTGGATGGCATAAATGTGAAATCATTAAATAGAAACCAGCTGGCCGATATTCGGAATCAAAAATTAGGTTTCGTATTTCAATCCTACAACCTCTTACCACGCACATCGGCACTTGAGAATGTAGAATTGCCTTTGTTGTACAACCCACTAATTAGCAGTGTCGAACGAAGGGAAAAGGCAGAGCAAGCATTAATTGCCGTTGGTTTAAAAGATAGAATGAAACATTTATCCAACCAAATGTCGGGTGGACAACAGCAAAGAGTTGCTATTGCTCGTTCAATGGTGAACGATCCGGTGGTCATTTTTGCAGACGAAGCAACAGGAAATCTCGATACCCGGACTTCTCTTGAGATTATGGCTCTTTTTCAGGAATTAAATGAGAATGGGATGACCGTTTGTTTTGTTACTCACGAACCAGAGATTGCAGAATTTACCACGCGAAATGTCGTTTTTCGTGATGGTCTTATTATTAAAGACGACCTGATCACAAACAGACAAAATGCACTTCATGTTATTGCTCAATTAAAAGAAGAAGTCTATTCTTTTGGCAATTAG
- a CDS encoding ABC transporter permease, translated as MRLINLFKIAIAAIIRNKMRSFLTMLGIVIGVAAVIAMLAIGQGSNASIRETISSMGTNLISVKPASQNRGGVNQGQSDSQKLEVSDVHYLENNSELIGAISPEMDGSGQIVYGSNNWPTQIYSGNEQYPSIKKYEVETGRIYTSAEIKKAAKVCLVGQTIIENIFTDGEDPIGKSIRFNNIPFKVIGTLKEKGNNTFGQDQDDMILAPYTTVMKRINRQTFLRAIVISARSEDKITETSAEITELLRASHKLKESADDDFEIRTQEELISNFGAISEMMLVLLGSIAGISLIVGGIGIMNIMYVSVTERTREIGLRMAIGGKGKDILRQFLLEATMLSVLGGIIGIVLGITATNIVESALGWPVLITVDSILLSFLFCTFIGVFFGWYPARKAARMEPIEALRHE; from the coding sequence ATGAGACTGATTAATTTATTTAAGATCGCCATAGCAGCCATTATACGAAATAAAATGCGTTCGTTTTTAACCATGCTCGGCATTGTAATAGGCGTAGCTGCTGTAATTGCTATGCTAGCCATTGGCCAGGGATCGAATGCAAGTATTCGCGAAACAATTTCCTCAATGGGAACCAATCTTATCAGTGTAAAGCCGGCAAGTCAAAACCGTGGTGGCGTAAATCAAGGGCAATCCGATTCACAAAAATTGGAGGTTAGCGACGTTCACTATTTGGAAAATAACAGCGAATTGATTGGTGCCATATCTCCCGAGATGGATGGCAGCGGTCAAATTGTATATGGTTCCAATAACTGGCCTACTCAAATTTATAGCGGAAATGAGCAGTATCCTTCAATTAAAAAATATGAAGTTGAAACTGGACGAATTTACACTTCGGCAGAAATAAAAAAGGCTGCTAAGGTATGCTTGGTCGGACAAACAATAATTGAGAATATATTTACCGATGGTGAAGATCCTATTGGTAAAAGTATACGATTTAATAACATTCCGTTTAAAGTCATTGGTACTTTAAAGGAGAAAGGCAACAATACCTTTGGGCAAGATCAGGATGATATGATACTTGCACCTTATACAACGGTAATGAAACGTATTAACAGACAAACGTTTTTACGCGCTATTGTTATATCGGCCAGATCGGAAGATAAGATTACTGAAACAAGTGCTGAAATAACTGAACTGTTGCGCGCATCTCATAAATTAAAAGAGAGCGCAGATGATGATTTTGAAATCAGAACTCAAGAAGAACTCATTAGCAATTTTGGTGCGATATCGGAAATGATGTTGGTTTTGTTAGGTTCCATTGCGGGCATATCCTTAATTGTAGGTGGCATTGGAATTATGAACATTATGTATGTGTCGGTTACCGAACGAACACGTGAAATAGGCTTACGAATGGCCATTGGTGGTAAGGGCAAAGATATTTTACGTCAGTTTCTTTTAGAAGCTACTATGCTGAGCGTTTTGGGTGGCATAATTGGTATTGTATTAGGTATTACTGCAACAAATATTGTAGAAAGTGCATTGGGATGGCCCGTATTAATTACAGTAGATTCTATTCTATTATCCTTTTTGTTTTGTACTTTCATTGGTGTGTTTTTTGGATGGTATCCTGCTCGAAAAGCAGCTCGAATGGAGCCCATTGAAGCATTAAGGCACGAATAA
- a CDS encoding sensor histidine kinase has product MNIYKNKLEKWLPHIIGLLLFLILPIFVFDRDNSRAIFWINSYYYQLSFMIIAFYVNYLTITPRFFFRKRKVSFFIVIVLFAILLLYASQYLYNLLESDYLRPERLNESGRILKEKRFGMHPKLVDNFFLMIVVLGFSTGMANLQRSKSIQEEQKEIEKERLNTELAFLKNQISPHFFFNSLNNIYALIAIDGDKAQKAVEKLSGLMRYLIYDSDIKTVELKKEFVFMQNYIDLMQQRLTSKVKLLVNIQDDVPSVEIPPLIFITFVENAFKHGISYRSESFVSISLKTEGDMLLFTCENSIADKANKAVSEKGGLGIVNIKRRLNLLYGDKAQLIQSDKEGVYSIHLKVPLNYTYE; this is encoded by the coding sequence ATGAATATTTATAAAAATAAATTAGAAAAGTGGTTGCCACATATAATTGGCTTACTGCTTTTCTTAATTCTTCCAATTTTTGTATTTGATAGAGATAATAGTCGTGCTATTTTTTGGATAAATAGTTACTATTATCAGTTAAGTTTCATGATTATAGCATTTTATGTCAATTATTTAACCATAACGCCTCGCTTTTTCTTTAGAAAAAGAAAAGTATCCTTTTTTATAGTCATAGTGCTCTTTGCTATTCTATTACTATATGCATCGCAATACCTATATAATTTATTAGAATCCGATTATTTAAGACCAGAGCGATTAAATGAAAGTGGCAGGATACTAAAGGAAAAGCGCTTTGGTATGCATCCTAAGTTGGTCGACAATTTCTTTTTAATGATAGTAGTGCTTGGTTTTAGCACCGGCATGGCAAACCTGCAACGTTCCAAAAGCATTCAAGAGGAACAAAAAGAAATAGAAAAGGAGCGACTTAATACTGAGTTGGCTTTTTTGAAAAATCAAATCAGTCCTCATTTCTTCTTTAATTCACTCAATAATATTTACGCATTAATTGCTATTGATGGAGATAAAGCTCAAAAAGCAGTTGAAAAATTATCGGGTTTAATGCGTTATTTAATTTACGACTCTGATATCAAGACCGTTGAATTGAAAAAGGAATTTGTCTTTATGCAAAACTACATTGACCTGATGCAACAAAGGTTAACGTCGAAAGTTAAATTACTTGTAAACATTCAAGATGATGTTCCGTCTGTAGAAATACCTCCATTGATCTTTATTACATTTGTTGAAAACGCCTTTAAGCATGGCATTAGCTATCGCTCTGAATCATTTGTATCTATTTCGCTTAAAACCGAAGGAGATATGCTTTTATTTACATGTGAAAATAGCATAGCGGATAAGGCAAATAAAGCTGTTAGCGAGAAAGGCGGTCTGGGTATTGTAAACATTAAACGTCGACTCAATTTATTATATGGCGATAAAGCTCAACTTATACAATCTGATAAGGAGGGTGTTTATTCCATACACTTAAAGGTTCCCTTAAATTACACTTATGAATAA
- a CDS encoding LytR/AlgR family response regulator transcription factor produces the protein MNKISCIAVDDEPLALGLIVSYIQKTPFLDLKNSFDNPIDAMEFLEVNPVQLLFLDIQMPDLTGVEFARILDENCKVIFTTAYDKYALDGFKLEALDYLLKPISYEIFLESANRAKKYFKQISPANTDTNIDSAENDDYLFIKADYQVKRIDYSEILYFEGLKDYVKLYTESSIKPIVFHSTMKSLEEKLPTDRFMRIHRSYLVNLDKIKTIERDRILFGKERIPISKQYKDTFDEFVKKKFL, from the coding sequence ATGAATAAGATATCGTGCATAGCCGTTGATGATGAGCCTTTAGCTTTAGGCCTAATCGTAAGTTATATTCAAAAAACGCCTTTTTTAGATCTGAAAAATAGTTTTGATAACCCCATTGATGCAATGGAGTTTTTAGAAGTAAATCCTGTTCAACTTTTATTTTTGGACATTCAAATGCCTGACCTTACGGGTGTAGAATTTGCACGTATATTAGATGAAAATTGTAAGGTAATTTTCACCACTGCATACGATAAATACGCATTAGATGGTTTTAAACTAGAAGCACTCGATTATCTATTAAAACCAATAAGCTATGAGATCTTTTTAGAATCGGCTAATCGTGCTAAAAAATATTTCAAACAAATAAGTCCTGCAAATACAGATACGAATATTGATTCAGCTGAAAACGACGACTACTTATTTATAAAAGCTGACTACCAAGTTAAACGTATTGATTACTCAGAAATACTCTACTTCGAAGGGCTTAAAGATTATGTGAAACTTTATACTGAATCATCTATAAAACCAATTGTATTTCATTCCACAATGAAATCTTTGGAAGAAAAGCTACCAACAGATCGATTTATGCGAATACATCGTTCCTATCTTGTGAATCTCGATAAAATTAAGACCATAGAGCGAGACCGCATTCTTTTTGGGAAAGAACGTATTCCAATCAGCAAGCAGTATAAGGATACTTTTGATGAATTTGTAAAAAAGAAGTTTCTTTAG